A single genomic interval of Thermosipho japonicus harbors:
- a CDS encoding exodeoxyribonuclease VII large subunit, producing the protein MAGVKEFKDLIELNEYVTKKIEMTGLTSETFRFYADVVRANNHSTGLYIDVSQPYTAKNGTRNIEITVYVPRYLAPKILEVIKVSNVKELVGKKWIFQGKLSFFRDRMSFTFYADTIAPMGESEIEKRRKEILKELEVRNLLMKEKHDLSELPPIKKIAIITSKSAAGYEDFLKNLTVHYLYRPIVHLYESPMQGAQTASGIILALNRIRKSNIDYDVVVIARGGGARSDLMYFDDLSLGIEIAKFNEYCPILSGIGHERDFTIPDYVAWKRFATPTEVARAISKQIEDNVKKLDDSYNDLRILLSNVFKVYERTVELGLIDYMKKVIGSDFIKIVKDLDETYEKIENFVSYKINDSSQRLSEDFLRFISNSLENKLKSKKDSVENFEKILERDISILLSNKETMLNETFQELLKREEFAPLLFGGALVMKSGHFVKSIRQMKIGDKLDLFLKDGKVKTKVVTEKKIKKEELYGGHTLFRN; encoded by the coding sequence ATGGCAGGGGTAAAGGAATTTAAAGATCTTATAGAATTAAATGAATATGTTACAAAAAAAATAGAAATGACGGGTCTTACAAGCGAGACCTTTAGGTTTTATGCTGATGTTGTAAGAGCAAATAACCATTCTACAGGTTTGTATATTGATGTCTCACAACCTTATACTGCAAAGAATGGAACAAGAAATATTGAAATTACAGTGTATGTACCTAGATATCTTGCACCAAAAATTTTGGAAGTTATAAAGGTTTCTAATGTTAAGGAGCTTGTTGGGAAAAAATGGATTTTTCAAGGAAAACTTTCTTTTTTCAGAGATAGAATGAGTTTTACCTTCTATGCAGATACAATAGCTCCGATGGGAGAATCTGAGATTGAAAAAAGAAGAAAAGAAATATTGAAAGAGCTTGAGGTTAGGAATTTATTAATGAAAGAAAAGCATGATCTTTCTGAATTGCCACCGATAAAAAAGATTGCTATTATAACATCTAAAAGTGCAGCTGGTTACGAAGATTTTTTAAAAAACTTGACAGTTCATTATTTGTACCGTCCTATTGTGCATCTTTATGAATCACCTATGCAAGGGGCACAAACTGCCTCCGGTATCATTTTAGCGCTTAATCGTATAAGAAAATCGAATATAGACTATGATGTTGTTGTCATTGCTCGTGGTGGTGGTGCAAGAAGTGATCTGATGTATTTTGATGATTTGTCGCTTGGAATAGAGATTGCAAAATTTAATGAGTATTGCCCTATTTTGTCGGGTATAGGGCATGAAAGAGATTTTACAATCCCGGATTATGTTGCCTGGAAGAGATTTGCTACTCCAACAGAAGTTGCAAGAGCTATATCAAAGCAAATAGAAGATAATGTAAAAAAATTAGATGATAGTTATAATGACTTAAGAATTTTACTTTCTAATGTTTTTAAAGTCTATGAAAGAACAGTAGAATTAGGTTTGATAGATTATATGAAGAAAGTTATAGGAAGTGATTTTATAAAGATAGTAAAAGATCTGGATGAAACTTATGAAAAGATTGAAAATTTTGTTAGTTACAAAATAAATGATTCATCTCAGAGATTATCTGAAGATTTTTTAAGGTTTATATCTAATTCTCTCGAAAATAAGTTGAAATCCAAAAAAGATAGTGTTGAAAATTTTGAAAAAATACTTGAAAGAGATATATCAATTTTACTTTCAAATAAAGAAACAATGCTTAATGAAACATTTCAAGAGCTTTTAAAACGAGAAGAATTTGCACCACTTTTATTTGGTGGGGCATTAGTTATGAAAAGTGGACATTTTGTAAAAAGTATTAGACAGATGAAAATAGGAGATAAATTAGATTTATTTTTGAAGGACGGAAAAGTAAAAACTAAGGTTGTAACAGAGAAAAAAATAAAAAAGGAGGAGCTTTATGGAGGACATACTCTCTTTAGAAATTGA